A DNA window from Paenibacillus sp. HWE-109 contains the following coding sequences:
- a CDS encoding DDE-type integrase/transposase/recombinase, producing the protein MLSENRDASAAKRFFKKALTSPHNQSPRVITVDKNPAYPTAVQQLKDDKVMKQETLLRQQKYLNNIIEQDHRFIKKVIKPMLGFKSFVTAEHTIAGIEVMHLIRKGQVEYNHSSALTAVEFINKLFGLTA; encoded by the coding sequence ATGCTGTCTGAAAATCGAGATGCTTCCGCGGCCAAGCGATTTTTCAAGAAAGCGCTAACTTCACCACATAATCAATCGCCGCGCGTGATTACCGTAGATAAAAATCCTGCTTATCCTACCGCGGTTCAGCAATTGAAGGACGATAAGGTAATGAAACAAGAAACACTACTACGACAACAGAAATATCTTAACAATATTATTGAACAAGATCATCGATTCATAAAGAAAGTCATAAAACCAATGCTGGGTTTCAAGTCTTTTGTAACTGCAGAACACACAATCGCGGGAATCGAAGTCATGCATTTGATAAGGAAAGGGCAGGTCGAATACAATCATTCGTCTGCCCTCACTGCAGTTGAATTTATCAATAAATTGTTTGGATTGACAGCATAA
- a CDS encoding muconolactone Delta-isomerase family protein, with protein sequence MRFIVYLKIDPATPKEEIAKLLPAERARVAELKEQGILETLYLSHTMMDIWGIFAGDSLEVVQSAVQSLPFYKFMTAEYTQLFEG encoded by the coding sequence ATGCGTTTTATCGTTTATTTGAAAATTGACCCTGCTACTCCGAAGGAAGAAATAGCGAAGCTGTTGCCGGCGGAGCGAGCGCGAGTTGCTGAACTTAAGGAACAAGGAATACTCGAAACGTTATATTTGTCCCATACGATGATGGATATTTGGGGTATTTTTGCCGGTGACAGCCTGGAGGTTGTTCAAAGCGCTGTACAGTCATTACCGTTTTACAAATTTATGACGGCTGAGTACACACAACTATTTGAAGGCTAA
- a CDS encoding tyrosine-type recombinase/integrase — translation MLDNGVPLEFIQGILGHEKASTTQIYAQLRGERNECLHIGRA, via the coding sequence TTGCTAGATAACGGTGTACCGTTAGAATTTATTCAGGGCATACTTGGGCATGAAAAAGCATCTACTACACAGATTTATGCTCAGCTGCGCGGTGAGCGTAATGAATGCCTCCACATAGGTAGAGCCTGA
- a CDS encoding tyrosine-type recombinase/integrase, translating to MDKRIPKFLVEEDVIHLKITCHSHREHALLEFLYCTGCRVGDVQKINIEDVNWENCSAIVNGKGSKQREVYFTTECKVWLKRYLESRGDTCKALFVTETNPTPTIDDSNNTLVIKKAVKTRGN from the coding sequence ATGGACAAACGTATTCCGAAATTCCTAGTTGAGGAGGATGTTATTCATCTTAAGATTACCTGTCATTCTCATCGGGAACATGCTCTGTTGGAGTTTCTGTACTGCACAGGCTGCCGCGTTGGAGATGTTCAGAAAATAAACATTGAAGATGTTAATTGGGAGAACTGTTCAGCAATTGTGAATGGTAAGGGTTCTAAACAAAGAGAGGTGTATTTTACTACCGAGTGTAAGGTTTGGTTAAAAAGATATTTAGAGAGCCGTGGGGATACTTGTAAAGCATTGTTTGTTACCGAAACGAATCCGACCCCGACGATTGACGATTCCAACAATACGTTGGTCATTAAAAAAGCTGTCAAAACGCGGGGGAATTAA
- a CDS encoding polysaccharide lyase family 8 super-sandwich domain-containing protein: MKRIVSIGMIMVMMVSFCLSMQPLTSYAASPWNILNDNLSAYVTTGWSTQNTDNTHNTIVQNADNVTIVDTTSFSAYLTKSNVLPTTGSFTFEVRAKVNGTGTLNEFTVRNTNYLSSFYITYGQAGAVQNKVSGSTKTFTLDTTIYHTYRMVVHANYTYDLYVDGILAWSGAPNATGGTSLIKMGGDSASYANVTLDHVRLGSGEILPGGYPLSSIQISEVTTSVGQTPVMPTVVTAVYEDDSTAFVPVTWVAVAPSHYAQQGDFIVSGSVQGTAVPALAHVTVNASSAVITAIAPVNVTTQAKVVPVLPTVVSVTYADSSTNQAPVTWASIPVSAYGSAGSFDVNGTVPGTAIPAIAHVTVLAAAADEFDQLRSKLKDMLTGGTSYSVADPDIVNQITAITAKAQSNWDTMNKVGNRTYLWSDLASTSNSAQITSAYTRLKEMALAYATRGSSLYHSTGLLSDLSSALDWMYTNRYNENKILYDNWWDWWIGTPLAINDIAVLLYEDLTFQQISNYMMAIDHFTPIVDMTAANRVWKSQVVAYRGIIVKDAAKLAMARDGLSPVFPYVTQSDGFYTDGSFIQHDITPYNGGYGATMLGNMADVMYVLGGTTWAVTDPKSSNVYQWIYDNFEPFMYKGLVMDMSRGREISRSYVSDHIAGQRVTRAVIRLAQIAPFQQAADFRKMIKSWIQTDTYVNFFVNNPINYIMLGKTIVQDASVVPYPQGVWFKQFANMDQSILRRPDFTFAIRMHSSRIANYEEGNGENLKGWYTGDGMTYLYNNDLGQFSDDYWQTVDPYRMPGTTVDRQTRTTGGGNKVSGNDWTGGTEMLGTYGTTGMELDALYSNLTARKSWFSFDNEIVALGSGITSPDNRTIETIVENRKINNAGTNAFTVNGTVKPSALGWNETMNDVTWAQFAGDTPGTDIGYYFPGGTTVKGLREARTGAWSDIDSRTGTLQTPFTSNYLTLWLDHGTNPTNSKYQYVTLPNATSAQTAAYASHPDITILTNTEDVQAVKENSLNIIGANFWNDKVKSVNVDGSNWITSNKKSSVMTHQTAQDLDVSISDPTHDNTGSIDVEINASASGVISADAGVTIKRLTPTIQLRVQAAGSRGATFHAKFNMTTNAALPQAPDLTSVTSGNHAAILNWSSVPSATGYQVKYGAVSGSYTKTVPAGLATSLTINGLANGTPVYFTVTALNHLGESANANERSVVPIGEQWGLINDDMSAFTAGWTTQGAGTISQNTGEVNVVDKINTAVYLLKSGFAAPSGAFTFETRAKVADADTLNEFSLRSSNYLISFYLTYGTSGTVQNKTTSPDKSATLDTTVYHTYRVVVHANYTYDMYIDGNLAWSGAASLGTGSDILKIGGDSASHANLVLDHVKMGIGEMQPGPAAVSSIPSIAVTTRVGASPVLPAQVAAQLDDATTTNVTVSWGAIDPANLAQQGTFAVYGEVQGGTPLLAQANVTVVNTQATIVAVAPVTVSTSKGIAPSLPAQVLVTYSDNITAMVSVSWSTIDPSQYAQAGTFEVDGDVTGTTIQAQVTVNDHLTWTLENDALRTKIEYMDSGSIRMTSFYNKAANVDYMPQAPAANLSTLFHYNYRYLASGDSGKEAISTTQTLDANDGGYVLGTPTEHTITMTSATGQISEVGTRLEIPVTKDGITVTLSFELYKGNAGLKYQAYIRNNRADSRLQITSSDVIKLDFPDLAHDLHYVYLSKWYSTTGGVDKADTKKDSEDIKVIINRYDSGDGFYVGPEVNSKTEILKRDPSSPDTGAPYMTRSFAGISAFKGDMVKIATNPEALQLVLFPNEQFPYIAVNLSVFKGDIVDGKMAVETHLRERFKYNNTSTILNSNDWEWGSGKRNEAYYRSTVVPTLKAAGFDMVMFDDGWNNVGDNGTSRDGIQPLPSYTDDMNRLTKYYHDEGLMFGLWYSMTGGYHNRGNDLADPAVIAAKKNSIEAMIQNYHLSHQMVDLTEFWPNQAVTSYSHPTDNVYRKNVLTNQVLNDLVDTYPDFKAKYTTEVDIWPTQGDRTNELLHVIDNGWTTSTTEYGESLDIPISAGLFGHMPLNSVYFNIGNMTSGDMSTYYKYLFARNVKHGSDPSTWSQKDIELMAKFNAWRKSDRIRTLTDSIMRPVYNGPGWDSNVAANWNQNSGPYAMMQVSEQKDQALLIATGGGKAGASVVNVNLRWLDPAKQYLIEDVSLDDTGSFTYRFKGLLTGEQLKAFTIDLDENSSKGKAYWIQEYHGDNYQVLYADEHISNATLSMSNGKMVIQGTGTAGSSGKVVVYGKNENAVMIVDLNLDVNGTGQLTINQFEQTEDVFIPKLPSASTFVAADLFSANLTTVSGGTATKVSSGTTPNASPNGMNFTSTDASAGSYIEYKINVPKAGVYNVQAAAKVSTTRGSGQWFIEGAAAGGVWNQNEAEKIKFFDLGTITFQTAGEKSFRFVFQGGTNKTINTDRFVLTPVDVLTGSTLEAENAKITTPSSGASILIGTDAAASGGKYVSGTMTGGIGERVALTFDVDRSGMFDVVVAHKVHQQRGIVQLLINGVPFGEPFDQYENTVDAMYVDHNYGSYTFTPGEYTFTFVVTGKNEAAANYNLSLDAIKLMNKEPSITFTGDRTVQQGHSITVSAQVLGLQPFYATGEYVKWSIDSQAAVNDSNKVVSLQSNGLETTVTGVQPGTARLKLMSTIHANAVGYVQITVSEADVPQATIVSLTPVEAETQVGTAPQLPSTVEALYSDHTTANVPVVWDAIQAAQYAQAGAFMVSGEVAGTELPATVHITVVAVQQPGGGDQDEPSTPSAPVTQTPPTPNTEVTITKEEFQHALEQSVDSTLHFERTQAGEANKVEVILPVALLKEAAASQIKQLTFVSGSTQVTVPVQAFSLEVDAKNLQISFGALDSKDLSVKQSQAVGRGIVYRLAMQVDAAPVQTLNGQKINIELAYKLKQGEKPEQIVVSKLTSDGQKEVLIHGTYHPATGEVVFTANEPGDYLIGYNGVSFHDLNDVAWAESSILTLAARQIVHGVAEGRFNPGSPVTRAEFLALLIRTFGLDDGKAQSSFLDVKTSDWYYSAVATAQRLGIISGREDGSFDANGDISRQDMAVMAYRTMQALKLNVSSDSKPQAFQDQAQFAAYAQDAIAAMQAAGVIEGSGGSFMPLDAATRAQAAVIMARLLQKSE, translated from the coding sequence GTGAAGAGAATAGTATCCATAGGGATGATTATGGTGATGATGGTTAGCTTTTGCTTATCTATGCAGCCATTGACGTCTTATGCAGCTTCGCCTTGGAATATCTTAAATGATAATTTAAGTGCATATGTCACGACGGGTTGGAGTACACAGAATACCGATAACACGCATAATACCATTGTGCAAAATGCGGATAACGTCACGATTGTCGATACGACATCGTTTTCCGCTTACTTGACGAAAAGCAACGTGCTGCCTACAACAGGCTCATTTACCTTTGAGGTAAGGGCTAAAGTGAACGGTACGGGCACGTTGAATGAGTTCACGGTTAGAAACACGAATTATTTGTCGAGCTTTTACATCACCTATGGGCAAGCCGGTGCGGTTCAAAATAAAGTGTCCGGTTCCACGAAAACGTTTACTTTGGACACTACCATTTATCACACGTACCGGATGGTTGTTCATGCGAATTACACCTACGATCTATACGTAGATGGAATTTTAGCTTGGAGCGGGGCGCCAAACGCAACAGGCGGGACGAGTTTGATTAAAATGGGCGGAGATTCAGCGAGTTACGCAAATGTAACGCTGGATCATGTTCGACTAGGTTCCGGGGAAATCTTGCCAGGCGGATATCCGCTTAGCTCCATTCAGATATCGGAAGTAACGACTTCAGTGGGGCAGACCCCCGTGATGCCAACTGTCGTGACTGCGGTATACGAAGATGATTCGACCGCATTTGTACCTGTGACATGGGTCGCGGTAGCACCTTCTCATTACGCGCAGCAAGGTGATTTTATCGTTAGCGGCAGCGTACAAGGAACTGCCGTGCCTGCTTTGGCCCATGTTACTGTAAACGCAAGTTCAGCAGTTATTACCGCTATCGCGCCAGTGAATGTCACAACACAGGCAAAGGTAGTTCCGGTATTGCCGACTGTGGTCAGTGTTACTTATGCAGACAGCTCAACGAATCAGGCTCCTGTCACATGGGCTTCTATTCCTGTAAGTGCCTACGGCTCGGCTGGCAGCTTTGATGTCAATGGCACAGTGCCGGGTACGGCTATTCCAGCTATCGCGCACGTGACTGTGCTTGCGGCAGCAGCGGATGAATTTGATCAACTACGCAGCAAGTTGAAGGATATGTTGACTGGCGGCACGAGTTACTCTGTTGCGGATCCGGATATTGTGAACCAAATAACGGCGATCACAGCGAAGGCGCAATCGAATTGGGATACGATGAATAAAGTGGGGAACCGCACGTATTTGTGGAGCGATCTGGCTAGTACTTCGAATTCCGCTCAAATTACGTCAGCCTATACCCGATTGAAAGAAATGGCCTTGGCATATGCAACGAGAGGCTCTTCCTTATATCATAGCACAGGCCTCTTGAGTGATTTAAGCAGCGCACTTGATTGGATGTATACAAATCGTTACAACGAAAACAAAATTTTATACGATAACTGGTGGGATTGGTGGATCGGAACTCCGCTTGCGATCAATGATATTGCCGTCCTGCTATATGAAGATTTAACGTTCCAGCAAATTTCGAACTACATGATGGCAATTGATCATTTTACGCCGATTGTGGATATGACAGCCGCTAATCGGGTTTGGAAAAGTCAGGTTGTCGCTTATCGCGGCATTATTGTGAAGGACGCTGCCAAACTGGCGATGGCAAGAGACGGACTAAGTCCGGTATTTCCGTATGTGACGCAGAGCGATGGCTTTTATACGGACGGCTCCTTCATCCAGCATGATATTACGCCTTACAATGGCGGTTATGGAGCGACGATGCTAGGAAATATGGCGGATGTCATGTATGTGCTTGGGGGAACGACTTGGGCCGTCACAGATCCGAAGTCTAGCAATGTGTACCAATGGATTTATGATAATTTTGAGCCGTTTATGTATAAAGGGCTTGTCATGGATATGTCACGCGGACGAGAAATATCCCGCTCCTATGTATCTGACCATATCGCAGGGCAGCGCGTAACCAGGGCGGTCATCCGTCTGGCGCAAATCGCGCCGTTCCAGCAAGCAGCTGATTTCAGAAAAATGATAAAATCCTGGATACAGACGGACACGTATGTGAACTTCTTCGTCAACAATCCCATCAATTACATCATGTTAGGAAAAACAATTGTGCAAGACGCTTCCGTTGTCCCTTACCCGCAAGGAGTATGGTTTAAACAATTCGCGAATATGGATCAGTCGATCCTGCGGCGTCCGGACTTCACGTTTGCTATTCGAATGCATTCTAGCCGAATTGCCAACTATGAAGAAGGCAACGGTGAAAATTTGAAGGGCTGGTATACCGGTGACGGGATGACCTACCTGTACAATAACGATCTTGGTCAATTTTCGGATGATTATTGGCAAACCGTTGATCCTTATAGAATGCCAGGCACGACGGTGGATCGGCAGACGCGTACAACGGGTGGGGGCAATAAAGTCAGCGGAAATGACTGGACGGGCGGCACCGAGATGCTCGGCACGTACGGCACGACCGGGATGGAGCTCGATGCGCTGTACAGCAATTTGACAGCGAGAAAGTCGTGGTTTTCGTTTGATAATGAAATCGTTGCTCTAGGCTCTGGCATCACGAGCCCGGATAATCGCACGATTGAGACCATTGTTGAAAACCGTAAGATTAACAACGCAGGCACGAACGCATTCACGGTGAACGGGACCGTGAAACCAAGCGCTCTTGGCTGGAACGAAACGATGAACGACGTTACTTGGGCGCAGTTCGCTGGGGATACACCGGGGACGGATATCGGTTACTATTTCCCTGGGGGGACAACGGTAAAGGGGCTTCGGGAAGCGAGAACAGGCGCTTGGAGCGATATCGATAGCCGAACAGGAACGCTTCAAACGCCGTTTACAAGCAACTATTTGACACTGTGGCTGGATCACGGGACGAACCCGACGAATAGCAAGTATCAATATGTTACGCTTCCGAATGCGACATCCGCACAGACGGCAGCCTATGCCAGCCATCCGGATATCACAATTCTGACGAATACGGAAGACGTGCAGGCTGTGAAAGAAAACAGTTTAAATATTATTGGAGCGAATTTTTGGAATGATAAAGTGAAATCGGTGAATGTGGACGGAAGCAATTGGATTACGAGTAATAAAAAGTCCTCTGTCATGACGCATCAGACAGCGCAGGATTTGGATGTCTCTATATCCGATCCGACGCATGACAATACGGGAAGCATTGATGTGGAGATCAACGCCTCGGCTTCTGGTGTCATTTCCGCTGATGCCGGCGTAACGATTAAGCGGTTGACACCGACGATTCAATTGCGTGTACAGGCAGCAGGTTCTAGAGGTGCCACTTTCCACGCGAAATTTAATATGACGACCAATGCAGCACTGCCGCAAGCGCCTGATTTGACAAGTGTGACGTCGGGCAACCATGCAGCAATTTTAAACTGGAGCAGTGTGCCTTCTGCGACTGGCTATCAAGTGAAATACGGAGCCGTTAGCGGAAGCTACACAAAAACCGTGCCAGCAGGTCTTGCTACAAGCTTGACAATCAACGGTCTTGCGAACGGAACTCCGGTTTATTTTACGGTGACGGCACTGAATCATCTCGGAGAGAGCGCCAATGCGAATGAGCGAAGCGTTGTTCCAATCGGTGAGCAATGGGGTCTGATCAACGATGATATGAGCGCATTTACAGCGGGCTGGACGACACAGGGAGCCGGTACGATCTCTCAAAATACCGGAGAAGTGAATGTGGTCGATAAAATCAATACAGCAGTGTATTTGTTGAAGAGCGGATTTGCAGCACCTTCAGGCGCGTTCACATTTGAAACGAGAGCGAAAGTGGCGGATGCGGACACCTTAAATGAATTTTCCTTACGCAGCTCGAATTATTTGATCAGCTTCTATTTAACTTACGGCACTTCGGGAACGGTTCAAAATAAAACGACCTCTCCGGATAAATCAGCCACATTGGATACGACGGTTTATCATACGTACCGAGTCGTTGTTCATGCCAACTACACATATGATATGTACATCGATGGCAATTTGGCTTGGAGTGGAGCAGCGAGTCTCGGCACGGGCTCGGATATTTTGAAAATTGGCGGTGACTCAGCTTCTCATGCCAACCTTGTATTGGATCACGTAAAAATGGGGATCGGTGAAATGCAGCCAGGTCCGGCTGCAGTCAGCTCAATTCCATCCATTGCTGTGACAACACGCGTAGGGGCTTCACCTGTGCTGCCGGCGCAAGTTGCCGCCCAGCTGGATGATGCGACAACGACTAACGTGACGGTAAGCTGGGGGGCGATTGATCCTGCGAATTTGGCACAACAAGGCACGTTTGCCGTGTATGGGGAAGTACAAGGCGGCACGCCACTGCTGGCACAAGCGAATGTTACTGTCGTGAACACGCAGGCCACGATCGTAGCGGTAGCGCCTGTTACGGTATCGACCTCCAAAGGGATTGCGCCGAGCTTGCCTGCTCAAGTGTTGGTGACGTACAGCGACAATATTACGGCTATGGTGTCTGTCAGCTGGAGCACGATCGATCCGTCGCAATATGCGCAGGCAGGAACGTTTGAGGTTGACGGCGATGTGACAGGAACAACTATTCAAGCGCAGGTTACTGTGAATGATCATTTGACATGGACCTTGGAAAACGATGCGCTTCGTACCAAAATCGAATACATGGACAGTGGCAGTATTCGTATGACCAGCTTTTATAATAAAGCAGCTAATGTCGACTATATGCCGCAAGCTCCAGCAGCAAATTTATCCACGCTGTTCCATTACAATTACCGCTATTTGGCATCGGGAGATAGCGGGAAAGAAGCAATTTCGACGACACAAACGCTGGATGCCAACGACGGCGGGTATGTGCTGGGTACCCCGACGGAGCATACGATTACGATGACATCAGCAACGGGACAAATCTCGGAAGTCGGCACTCGTCTGGAAATTCCGGTCACCAAGGACGGGATTACCGTTACGCTTTCTTTTGAACTGTACAAAGGCAATGCCGGTTTGAAATATCAAGCATACATTCGTAACAACCGTGCAGATTCAAGACTTCAGATTACGTCTTCCGATGTGATCAAGCTTGATTTCCCAGATCTCGCACATGATCTGCATTATGTCTACCTATCGAAATGGTATAGTACGACCGGTGGTGTTGATAAAGCAGACACGAAAAAGGACAGTGAAGATATTAAGGTAATCATTAACCGTTATGATTCAGGGGACGGCTTCTATGTCGGACCAGAGGTTAATTCCAAAACGGAAATTTTGAAAAGAGATCCGAGCTCTCCGGATACGGGGGCGCCGTATATGACGCGTTCTTTTGCTGGCATTAGTGCCTTTAAAGGGGATATGGTGAAGATTGCGACGAATCCGGAAGCACTGCAGCTCGTGTTGTTCCCGAATGAGCAATTTCCGTATATTGCTGTGAATTTGAGTGTGTTTAAGGGCGACATTGTCGACGGTAAAATGGCGGTCGAAACGCACTTGAGAGAACGCTTCAAGTACAACAACACCTCGACCATTCTCAACTCCAACGATTGGGAGTGGGGATCTGGCAAACGGAATGAAGCTTATTATCGATCAACGGTTGTACCGACCTTGAAGGCAGCAGGATTCGATATGGTGATGTTCGATGATGGCTGGAATAACGTAGGCGATAATGGTACATCAAGAGACGGCATTCAGCCGCTTCCATCGTATACGGACGATATGAACCGACTGACGAAGTACTATCATGATGAAGGGCTTATGTTCGGCTTGTGGTATTCGATGACCGGCGGCTATCATAACCGTGGGAATGATTTAGCGGATCCTGCTGTTATTGCTGCTAAGAAAAATAGTATCGAAGCGATGATTCAGAATTACCATCTATCGCATCAGATGGTTGATTTAACGGAGTTTTGGCCGAATCAGGCCGTTACGTCCTACTCGCATCCGACAGATAATGTTTATCGGAAAAATGTGCTGACGAATCAGGTGCTCAATGATCTCGTAGACACGTATCCGGATTTTAAAGCGAAATATACGACAGAAGTAGATATTTGGCCGACGCAAGGCGACCGCACGAATGAGCTGCTGCATGTCATCGACAACGGCTGGACGACATCCACAACGGAATATGGCGAGAGCTTGGATATTCCGATTTCTGCAGGATTATTTGGACATATGCCTTTAAATTCCGTTTACTTCAATATTGGGAATATGACAAGCGGAGATATGTCAACGTACTATAAATATTTATTTGCTCGCAACGTCAAGCATGGCAGTGATCCAAGCACATGGAGCCAGAAAGATATAGAGCTCATGGCCAAATTCAATGCTTGGCGGAAATCTGATCGCATTCGCACATTAACGGATTCAATTATGCGCCCTGTTTATAACGGTCCTGGCTGGGACAGCAATGTGGCGGCAAATTGGAATCAGAACAGCGGCCCTTATGCGATGATGCAGGTTTCGGAGCAGAAGGATCAAGCGCTGCTGATCGCAACTGGCGGTGGCAAAGCAGGTGCATCCGTAGTGAATGTCAATCTGCGCTGGCTGGATCCAGCGAAGCAATACTTGATCGAAGATGTATCTCTCGATGATACAGGCAGCTTTACGTATCGATTTAAGGGACTTCTGACAGGAGAACAGTTGAAGGCTTTCACCATTGATCTGGATGAGAATTCCTCCAAAGGCAAGGCTTATTGGATTCAAGAATATCATGGGGACAATTATCAAGTGCTTTATGCCGATGAGCATATTTCGAATGCGACGCTTTCAATGTCCAATGGCAAGATGGTCATTCAGGGCACGGGAACAGCAGGAAGCTCAGGTAAAGTAGTTGTCTACGGAAAGAACGAGAATGCCGTTATGATCGTCGATTTAAATCTGGACGTGAATGGCACCGGACAGCTAACCATTAATCAGTTTGAGCAGACAGAGGATGTATTCATTCCTAAACTGCCTTCAGCCAGTACGTTTGTGGCGGCAGATCTGTTCAGTGCAAATCTAACAACGGTTAGTGGCGGGACAGCTACCAAGGTTAGCAGCGGAACTACGCCAAACGCTTCTCCGAACGGGATGAACTTTACTTCAACGGACGCGTCAGCTGGCAGCTATATCGAATATAAAATCAATGTACCGAAGGCAGGCGTCTATAATGTGCAAGCGGCTGCTAAGGTATCGACGACAAGAGGAAGCGGGCAATGGTTCATCGAGGGTGCAGCGGCAGGCGGCGTCTGGAACCAAAATGAAGCAGAAAAAATCAAATTTTTTGATTTAGGGACAATAACGTTTCAGACTGCTGGCGAGAAAAGCTTCCGCTTCGTCTTCCAAGGCGGTACGAATAAAACAATCAATACAGATCGTTTCGTCCTCACGCCAGTCGATGTGTTAACGGGAAGCACCCTTGAGGCGGAAAATGCTAAAATAACGACCCCTTCCAGCGGTGCAAGCATCTTGATTGGTACTGATGCTGCTGCAAGCGGTGGCAAGTATGTATCAGGCACCATGACCGGCGGCATCGGAGAGCGTGTAGCGTTAACCTTTGATGTGGATCGTTCGGGTATGTTCGATGTGGTGGTTGCCCACAAGGTTCACCAGCAAAGAGGGATTGTGCAGCTATTGATTAATGGCGTTCCATTCGGAGAGCCGTTTGATCAATATGAGAATACGGTGGATGCGATGTATGTGGATCACAATTACGGCAGTTATACGTTTACGCCGGGCGAGTATACATTTACATTTGTCGTTACAGGTAAAAATGAAGCTGCAGCTAACTATAATTTGTCACTAGATGCGATTAAATTAATGAATAAAGAACCGAGCATTACATTTACGGGCGACAGAACCGTACAACAAGGCCACAGCATTACGGTGAGTGCTCAGGTCCTCGGACTGCAGCCGTTCTATGCAACCGGTGAGTATGTGAAATGGAGCATCGACAGTCAGGCTGCTGTCAATGACAGCAATAAAGTGGTGTCCCTCCAGTCAAATGGCTTGGAGACGACGGTTACTGGGGTTCAACCTGGCACAGCGCGTTTGAAGCTGATGAGCACCATTCATGCAAATGCGGTTGGCTATGTTCAAATTACAGTGAGCGAAGCCGATGTGCCACAGGCGACAATTGTCTCGTTGACACCGGTAGAGGCAGAGACGCAGGTTGGTACAGCACCACAGCTGCCTTCGACTGTTGAAGCGCTCTACAGCGACCATACGACAGCAAACGTGCCGGTGGTCTGGGACGCCATCCAAGCGGCTCAATATGCGCAAGCAGGCGCATTCATGGTATCGGGCGAAGTAGCAGGTACAGAATTGCCTGCGACTGTGCATATCACCGTGGTGGCCGTCCAGCAGCCTGGTGGCGGTGATCAAGATGAGCCTTCTACACCATCTGCTCCAGTGACTCAGACGCCTCCCACACCAAATACGGAAGTAACAATTACAAAAGAGGAATTCCAACATGCGCTTGAGCAGTCAGTAGATTCAACGCTGCATTTTGAGCGGACGCAAGCAGGAGAAGCTAATAAAGTAGAAGTTATACTTCCGGTTGCACTCTTGAAGGAGGCAGCTGCAAGCCAGATTAAGCAATTAACTTTTGTTTCTGGCAGTACCCAAGTCACGGTTCCTGTTCAAGCTTTTAGCCTGGAAGTCGATGCGAAGAATCTGCAAATTAGTTTCGGTGCTCTAGATTCGAAGGATCTCTCTGTGAAACAGAGCCAAGCTGTAGGCCGTGGAATCGTATACAGGCTGGCTATGCAAGTAGATGCAGCGCCGGTTCAGACGTTGAACGGACAAAAGATTAACATTGAGCTTGCCTATAAATTAAAGCAAGGTGAGAAGCCGGAGCAGATTGTTGTCAGCAAGTTGACAAGCGATGGTCAAAAGGAAGTTCTCATTCATGGCACCTATCATCCAGCAACTGGTGAAGTTGTGTTTACGGCGAACGAGCCGGGCGATTACCTTATCGGCTACAATGGCGTAAGCTTCCACGATTTGAACGATGTCGCGTGGGCGGAGTCAAGCATTCTGACGCTGGCTGCCCGGCAGATCGTGCATGGCGTGGCTGAAGGCAGATTCAACCCGGGGAGTCCGGTAACAAGAGCAGAGTTCTTGGCGCTGCTGATACGTACATTTGGACTCGACGATGGAAAAGCCCAAAGTAGCTTCCTTGATGTAAAGACGAGTGACTGGTATTACAGCGCGGTTGCCACAGCACAGCGCTTGGGCATTATTAGCGGTCGTGAGGATGGCAGTTTCGATGCAAACGGTGACATCTCTAGGCAGGATATGGCTGTTATGGCCTATCGCACGATGCAGGCTTTGAAGCTGAATGTGAGCTCAGACAGTAAGCCACAGGCGTTCCAGGATCAAGCGCAGTTTGCAGCGTATGCGCAAGATGCGATTGCCGCTATGCAAGCCGCAGGTGTCATTGAAGGCAGCGGAGGCAGCTTTATGCCGCTTGACGCAGCCACAAGGGCACAGGCAGCCGTCATCATGGCGCGACTCTTACAGAAGAGTGAGTAA